Proteins from a genomic interval of Spirochaetota bacterium:
- a CDS encoding cache domain-containing protein, with product MKKRFATQIRFKLFISILSIVLLSGIASTFVGIRTIEKHVVGQAFDTVLKDLDTADFIYNSRVALKSKMLKHIALLEYIQLAIMHNNRQVLINKCKEVQKELGIDIVNITDAHGKVIARANNYSFGDDVSDDNHISYVLKNKAPCEGTDIVTHKHLEREGEVIAKKVIIDIVPTPKSRKVERTKVVDALAIRATIPIFYNNNFIGIIYGVRILNNYNGIVDQIKELVFKDEKIGGLEVGTSTIFLDDVRVCTNVKKPDGSRAIGTLLSEEVYNKVILQGKVWWDKAFVVNNWYISAYKPLLNVYHKPIGILYVGILEKKFDEIKTSSTVNFAVITILIAIVAVGISLYLLNMIIQPVRTLVKASESVINGNYDAHIEIESEDEIGYLCYTFNQMIDAIKERDRKLKEQTQNQILQSEKLASLGRLASGIAHEINNPLTAILTYSSLLLEDLKDTDFEEDLRVIIKETLRCRDIVRNILDFARSTKPDIKRTNINILINEVLLILEKHVNFHNIVINKELDPDVPDMYIDENQFKSVINNLAMNAADAMPQGGTLTVKTQYNLHNDSITIIVSDTGIGIKEDHLDKIFDPFFTTKEQGKGTGLGLAVTYGIIKRYHGNIDVQSEIGKGTIFTITFPLSKNKEEYAVFQKT from the coding sequence ATGAAAAAGCGATTTGCCACACAGATACGGTTTAAATTATTTATTAGCATACTTTCCATTGTGCTTTTATCAGGAATTGCATCAACCTTTGTTGGCATACGGACAATTGAAAAACATGTTGTTGGGCAGGCATTTGATACTGTACTGAAGGATTTAGACACAGCTGATTTTATTTATAATAGCAGAGTTGCTCTTAAAAGCAAGATGCTCAAGCATATTGCTCTGTTAGAATATATTCAATTGGCAATTATGCATAATAACCGGCAGGTATTAATAAATAAATGCAAAGAAGTGCAGAAGGAATTGGGAATTGATATTGTCAATATTACGGATGCTCATGGGAAGGTGATTGCCCGAGCAAATAATTATTCATTTGGTGATGATGTTTCCGATGATAACCATATTTCGTATGTATTAAAAAATAAGGCACCATGTGAGGGAACAGATATTGTTACCCATAAACATCTTGAGCGTGAAGGAGAAGTAATAGCCAAAAAAGTAATTATTGATATTGTACCAACTCCTAAATCAAGAAAAGTTGAACGGACAAAGGTTGTTGATGCACTGGCAATACGAGCAACTATCCCCATATTTTATAATAATAATTTTATTGGTATTATTTATGGCGTAAGGATTTTAAATAATTATAACGGGATAGTAGACCAGATAAAAGAACTGGTATTCAAAGATGAAAAGATTGGGGGACTTGAGGTTGGTACTTCAACAATATTCCTGGATGATGTCAGAGTATGCACCAATGTAAAAAAGCCTGATGGTTCACGAGCAATTGGAACACTGCTTTCAGAGGAAGTATACAATAAGGTCATTTTGCAGGGAAAGGTCTGGTGGGATAAAGCATTTGTGGTTAATAACTGGTATATATCTGCGTATAAGCCACTATTAAATGTATATCATAAGCCCATTGGTATTCTTTATGTTGGGATACTTGAAAAAAAATTTGATGAGATTAAGACAAGTTCAACGGTTAATTTTGCGGTGATAACAATTTTAATTGCAATTGTTGCTGTGGGGATTTCACTGTATCTTTTAAACATGATAATTCAGCCTGTACGCACTTTGGTGAAGGCTTCAGAATCGGTTATAAATGGAAACTATGACGCACACATTGAGATAGAAAGCGAAGATGAGATAGGATATTTGTGTTATACATTTAACCAGATGATTGATGCAATCAAAGAAAGAGATAGAAAGCTGAAAGAACAAACGCAAAACCAGATATTGCAATCTGAAAAGTTAGCCTCACTTGGAAGACTTGCATCAGGCATTGCTCATGAAATAAATAACCCCCTTACGGCCATTCTTACCTACAGCTCACTGTTACTGGAAGATTTGAAGGATACTGATTTTGAGGAAGACTTAAGAGTAATTATTAAGGAAACATTACGATGCAGGGATATAGTGCGTAATATTTTAGATTTTGCTCGTTCAACAAAACCTGATATCAAACGGACTAATATAAATATTCTTATAAATGAAGTTCTTCTGATTCTTGAGAAGCATGTTAACTTCCACAATATTGTCATTAATAAAGAACTGGATCCTGATGTGCCTGATATGTATATAGATGAAAATCAGTTTAAGTCGGTTATTAATAACTTAGCAATGAATGCAGCGGATGCAATGCCACAGGGAGGCACATTGACAGTGAAGACACAATATAATTTACATAACGATAGTATCACCATCATTGTTTCGGATACTGGAATAGGCATCAAGGAGGATCATTTAGATAAAATATTTGATCCGTTCTTCACAACAAAGGAACAGGGGAAGGGTACCGGGCTTGGTCTTGCTGTAACCTATGGTATTATTAAACGATACCATGGTAATATTGATGTGCAAAGTGAGATAGGGAAGGGCACAATTTTTACCATTACATTCCCACTGTCTAAAAATAAGGAAG
- a CDS encoding response regulator has product MAKKILLVDDDRDLVESLKQALTMNGYEVEVAYSGAEGLKKLLSYHPDLMILDVMMETDTAGFEISYQIRSNREDSKYKDVKNVPIIMLTAINQVTNSRFSLNEEQSFLPGINDFLTKPVRIDELLDKIKKYV; this is encoded by the coding sequence ATGGCAAAAAAAATATTATTAGTTGATGACGATAGAGACCTGGTTGAAAGCCTGAAACAGGCTTTGACCATGAATGGATATGAGGTGGAAGTTGCCTATAGTGGCGCTGAAGGCTTAAAAAAGTTACTATCGTATCATCCTGATCTTATGATTTTAGACGTCATGATGGAGACTGATACTGCAGGCTTTGAGATATCATATCAGATACGAAGCAACAGGGAGGATTCAAAATACAAAGACGTAAAAAATGTGCCTATAATCATGCTGACTGCAATTAATCAGGTAACCAACTCACGATTTTCGCTGAATGAAGAACAATCATTTCTACCCGGCATTAATGATTTTTTGACAAAACCGGTACGCATAGATGAGTTGCTGGATAAAATCAAAAAATATGTATGA
- a CDS encoding NADH-quinone oxidoreductase subunit B family protein, which produces MLGKIAKKAFPKSLWVYHCNSGACNGCDIEILNVLTPYYDVERFGIKLVASPRHADVMLISGAVTRPTFPLVKKAYDAMPSPKLVFGIGSCATGGGCWFDTYNVTGGADKAIPVNYFIPGCPPRPEAIIYGVALALGLVDKKAAPIELKQIEFPIDIYQRTKAWEERNVIYQLLYD; this is translated from the coding sequence ATGTTGGGTAAAATAGCAAAGAAGGCATTTCCAAAATCATTGTGGGTGTATCACTGCAATTCTGGTGCGTGCAATGGGTGTGATATAGAAATATTAAATGTATTAACTCCTTACTATGATGTGGAACGGTTTGGTATCAAACTGGTTGCATCACCCAGGCATGCTGATGTAATGCTTATTTCAGGTGCTGTTACCAGACCAACATTTCCTTTGGTAAAAAAAGCATATGATGCAATGCCATCACCAAAACTTGTATTTGGGATTGGTTCATGTGCAACAGGCGGCGGTTGCTGGTTTGATACCTATAATGTGACAGGTGGTGCCGATAAGGCAATACCGGTTAATTATTTTATCCCTGGCTGTCCTCCAAGGCCTGAAGCAATTATTTATGGTGTTGCATTAGCGTTAGGTCTGGTGGATAAGAAGGCAGCTCCTATTGAATTGAAGCAGATTGAATTCCCAATAGATATCTATCAGCGAACGAAGGCATGGGAAGAAAGAAATGTCATTTATCAGCTGCTCTATGATTAA
- a CDS encoding 4Fe-4S binding protein, which translates to MWLTSKIKQLFVVTKPGTVTLPYPFEPHPVPENYRGQPYWDHHKCIGCGGCANHCPARTILVRDLCNELRVMMYDGSRCTYCGRCADLCPEKAITMTSQYELATDDKRDINETMELFMLTCQRCGRCFDHEIKNAIDKLSYLGYRYDNLVMRAVIPVSSQTFDKELYEKTKTYKRPEKIGE; encoded by the coding sequence GTGTGGCTTACAAGTAAAATAAAACAGCTATTTGTAGTTACTAAGCCCGGTACGGTAACATTGCCCTATCCATTTGAACCGCATCCTGTGCCAGAAAATTACAGGGGTCAGCCATACTGGGATCATCATAAATGTATTGGATGTGGCGGATGTGCTAATCACTGCCCTGCCCGTACCATACTTGTGCGCGATCTTTGCAATGAACTCAGGGTAATGATGTATGATGGTTCACGTTGTACCTATTGTGGGCGTTGTGCGGACCTGTGCCCTGAAAAAGCAATAACAATGACATCACAGTATGAACTGGCAACTGATGACAAACGTGACATTAATGAAACAATGGAACTATTTATGCTGACATGTCAGCGCTGTGGGAGATGTTTTGATCATGAAATAAAGAATGCTATCGATAAACTGTCATATTTAGGATACCGGTATGATAATTTGGTGATGAGGGCAGTCATTCCTGTTTCTTCACAAACATTTGACAAAGAATTGTATGAAAAAACTAAGACCTATAAAAGGCCTGAAAAGATAGGAGAATAG